The following nucleotide sequence is from Burkholderia gladioli.
CGCCGGCACGAGCTCGCAGGAACTGGTCGCGCTGGGTCTGCGCCACAAGTTCTAAGCGAAGCTGTCGCCACGGCGATCGACGGTGCCTGCGGGCGCCGTTCGATGCCGAGCGATCGAACCAGCCCGAGGCTTCGCGCCGACGGCTGGTTTTTTTTCGTCCTGCCGTTCCGGCACGGGGCTGTCTGCCCTGGCGGCGGCGAGCCCCCGGCGCCCTGTCGGATCGATCGCCGCCGGCACGCTTCGCGCGGCCCGAGCCACTTGTCCCACGACCTCCACGCCGCGCGCGGATAAAAAAATCCCCGCGCGCTCTTCGCACACGGGGATCTTTTTGGGCTGCCTCGACGTTCCGGAACGACCCGGGCGTCCTGCAATTCCCTTATGCTGCTGCGTCCTTCAGCTTCTTCAGCGCACGTGCCTTGACGCGCACGCTCGCCGGCTTGGCCGGGAACCAGCGCTCTTCGCCCGTGAACGGATCCTTGCCGAAGCGCTTCTTCTTCGCTGCCACGGCTTGGGCCGAGATCTTCAGCAGACCCGGCAGCGTGAACTCGCCCGCACCCTTCTTGTGGATCGAACCGAGGATCACGTTTTCCAGCGTCGCGAGCACGGTCTTGACCGTCTTCAGCTCGACTTCAGCGCGCTCGGCGATGTGCGTCGCCAGCGATGCCTTGGTGAAGCTGTCCTTGATCGGCGTCGGAGCGGCCGGCACCTTCGCGGCAGCCTTCTTGGCCACTACTTTCTTCGCGGGCGCTGCAGGTTTGGCAGCCACTTTCTTGGCCGGTGCGGCAGCCTTCTTGGCCACCTTTTTTGCGGAAGTCGCCATGTTTCTCCTACCAGGTGTGGTCGTTGGATTCGAAGCACACGACGTGCATGCTTCAAGGCCGGATTCTACAAGCGGCGCGACGCTTCGTGCAGCACTTTTATGCGGAATCTGCGGGTTTTCGGCAGGTTTTGTTGCTCGCCGCTGACTGGCTAGCCCGATGGCGGCCCGGTCGACTCGCGAAACCAGGGCGGCGCGGCTCGAATTATGTGCGACGCGCTGCGCCGCGCCGGACCTTCGACGATGCGAAACATCTCCGCACGCCGCGTCGAAAACCCCTTGTTTACCGGCGGCAAACGCCATTCGAGCGGCAACGCCGCCGCCAGCGCGCCAACTAAACAACGGCTCGCGCAAACAAAAAAGCCCCGGCGCGATGCCGGGGCGAACGGAACAACCACCACATGGACGATCGGTGAAGCGGCTTTCGCTCAGGCCACCTGCTGGAGCACCGGCAGGCAGGAGCGCAGATAGGCCTCGAATTCGCGGCGCACCTCGGGATGCTCGAGCGCGAGCTCGACGGTGGCCTTCAGGTAGCCGATCTTGCTGCCGCAATCGAAGCGGGTGCCGAAGTAGCGATAGGCCAGCACCTGCTCCTCGGTCAGCAGCGACTGCACCGCGTCGGTCAGCTGCAGTTCGCCGCCGGCGCCCGGCTTGATGCGGCGCAGGTGATCGAAGATGCTCGGCATGAACACGTAGCGGCCCACCACGCCGAGATTGGACGGCGCGCTCTCGGGCGCCGGCTTCTCGACGATGCCCGACAGTTTGATCACGTCCTCCTCCCATTCGCGGCCCTCGACCACGCCATAGGAGCGGCTGTCCTCGCGCGCGATGGTTTCGACGCCGATCACCGAGCTGTGATAGTGGTTGAACACGTCCACCAGCTGGCGCAGCACCGGCTGCTCGCCGTGCAGCAGGTCGTCGGCGAGGATCACCGCGAACGGCTCGCCGTGCACCAGCTTCTCGGCGCACAGCACCGCGTGGCCCAGGCCCAGCGCCTCCGGCTGGCGCACGTAGTAGCAGTCGACGTTGGACGGCTTGATGCCGCGCACCAGTTCGAGCAGCTTGTCCTTGCCGCGCGCCTCGAGCTCGGCCTCGATCTCGTAGGACTTGTCGAAGTGATCCTCGATGGCGCGCTTGCTGCGCCCCGTCACGAAGATCATCTCGGTGATGCCGGCCTTGATGGCCTCCTCGACCGCGTACTGGATCAGCGGCTTGTCGACGACAGGCAGCATCTCCTTCGGGCTGGCCTTGGTGGCCGGCAGGAACCGCGTGCCGAGCCCGGCGACGGGGAACACGGCCTTCTTGACTTTGAGCATGGTGATGAAATCCCGGAGAAAGTGACGGCCGCACAACGCGCGGCCCGATGAAACGGCATGGCCGGTCACGCCAGGGCGTGCCGGAGCGGCCGGCGGCGCGATGCAGTGCGCCGCCCCGCTTGCGCGGCGCTAGGGGCGGGCCGCGCGGGGCCGGACCAGGCCGGCCGCGAGCGAGGCACCGCGCGCGCGGCCGATCATTCGAACTCCTCCGTCAATGCCGCGTCGCCGCGCTCGAATCCGAAGCGGCTGATCGGTTCGTTCTTCAAGGCGTCGCGATAGGCCGACAACACGACCATGACCAGCAGTACCGCGCCGCTTGCGATCCAGTTGATATCCATCTTGAAATCCCTCATCTGTTTCGACCCGAACCCAAACTATCAGAAAAAAATCGGCAAATAATTGGGCGGATTTCGCCACCTGGAACGGCGCGGGCAGCGAAACGTCTTGTTGCAATTTCATGCGGTTTTTTTTCGTTCATCGTTCGATTTCTCACGCCTTAGGATCAGGGTGCGCCAAAGGGCGAACGGCCGTTCGCCCGCCGCGCATCGTTCGCTATTTCAGGCCAAGGAAACCGACGCATGAATGCTCCCAGCGCGCCGACGCTCGCGCGGCCCGCCGCTCCCGACAACAAGGACGCGTTGATCGACGCCCTGCGCGGCTTCGCTGCGCTGCTGGTGGCCTATTTCCATTGCCGTCAGATCGTCTGGATCGGCATGCAGGCCTTCCATCGCGCCCACGGCCACGCGCTCGATCCGAACGCGCTGGCCGCCTACCTGACCTTTCCGTTCGCCTGGGGCTCGGCCGGCGTGCCGATCTTCTTCGTGATCAGCGGCTACTGCATCCACCGCAATATCGCGCTGAAGCTGGCGGCCGCGCCCGGCACCCGGCTCGACGTCGCCAACTTCTGGGCGCGCCGCTTCGCGCGCATCTACCCGGTGCTGCTCGCTGCGCTGCTGCTCACGCTCGCGCTGGACCTGGTGAGCCTGCAGTTCACGCCGGTCAGCCACAAGATCCGCGAGATCGGCTGGCAGGCCTTCCTGGTCAACCTGCTGTCGCTGCAGGGCATCGCCGGGCAGACCTACGGCTCGAACGGCGCGCTCTGGACGCTCTCGCTCGAGGTGCAGTTCTATGCCGTCTACCCGCTCTGGTTCGCGCTGCGCAAGCGGATCGGCATCATGCCGCTGGTGGCCGCGGTCGCCATCGTCAACCTGGCGTCGGCCTGGCTGTTCGAGCGCCACGACATCCAGGTGTTCACCTCCTACTGGCTGTCCTGGACGCTCGGCGCGCTGATCGCCGAGCTGCGCGCGGGCCGCGGCGCGAACCGCCTGCCCTCGCGCGGCTGGTACCTGGCGGGCGCGTCCGGCATCGCGCTCGGCTGCGCGGCCTTCCACTTCGGCCAGTACGGCGCGTTCCAGCTCTGGTCGCTCGGCTTCGCCTGCTACCTGTATGCCGCGATCGCGCGGCCGGCGCCGTCGAACGCGCTGGTGCGCGGCTTCGCCTGGTTCGGCGAATTCAGCTACTCGCTCTACCTGATCCATCTGCCGCTGTTCGTCTGCCTCGGCTCGCTGCTGTACCGCTCGCAACTGCAGACCGCGATCTGGCCGTCGTTCCTGTTCCTCGCCGCGGCGATCCCGCTGGCCTGGCTGTTCTACCGCGCCGTCGAGCGGCCCGCGATGCGCTGGTCGGCCAGCCTCAAGCCCGCGCCGAAGACGGCGCCCGCCACGGCGCCGGCGGCCGCGGCCTGAGCCAACGGCCGGACTCGACGATGCGCCGGCCCCACGACATCCCACGCCGGCCTGCCCAGGCCCCGCGCCCCTGCCGGGCGCGGCCGCGCGGCGATGCGCGCTCGGCACGGCAGGGCACGCCCCGGCTCGGCGCACATCGCGGGCGGCCCGTCGCCAGCCGCGATCCGTCCGGCACGCGCCGGCGCGAGTCAACCGCCCGCACCTGCCCGGCGTTGTCCCCTGGAAGGATTCCGATCCAGCGAGGAGACACCCGATGCGATTGCCCATGGCGCGCTGCCTGGCCTGGCTGCTCTGTTGCGCGGCCACGGCGGCCCAGGCCCAACAACAGGCCGTGCACTTCCCGTCGCTGGACGGTCCGCCGGCGACCTCGCTGAGCGCCTACCTGTTTCCCGCGCCCGGCGAGGTCCGCCACCCGGCCATGGTGTTCCTGCACGGCTGCGGGGGCCTCTACAACCGCGCGGGACGGATCGAATCGCGCGAGCGCGAATGGGCGCGGCGCCTGAACGACGCCGGCATCACGGTGCTGATGGTGGACAGCCTGGGTTCGCGCGATCACGGCGAGATGTGCGCGCCGGCGCATTTCGTGGCCGCGATCTACCGCGCGCGGGCCTATGACGCCTACGCGGCGCTGCGCTACCTGCAGGCGCTGCCCGAGGTGCGCGCCGACCGGGTCGGCGTGATGGGCTGGTCGCAAGGCGGCGGCACCCTGCTCAACACGATCCGCGCCACCAGCCCGGCGCGGCCCGCGAGCCTGCCCGACGGCGATTTCCGCGCGGCCGTGGCCTTCTATCCGGCCAGTTGCAACATGAAGCGGCAAGGCGGCAGCTGGGCCAGCCCGGTGCCGCTGCTGGCGCTGATCGGCGCGCGGGACGTGTGGACCCCGCTGGCGCCCTGCCAGGCGCTGATGAATTCGCTCGCCGAGGGCACCGAGGTCAGCCTGCAGGCCTACCCGAACGCCTATCACGACTTCGACTGGCCGGACATGCCGGTGCACGAGGTGCCGGCCTTCCGCACCCGCGACGGCGTGGTGC
It contains:
- a CDS encoding acyltransferase family protein: MNAPSAPTLARPAAPDNKDALIDALRGFAALLVAYFHCRQIVWIGMQAFHRAHGHALDPNALAAYLTFPFAWGSAGVPIFFVISGYCIHRNIALKLAAAPGTRLDVANFWARRFARIYPVLLAALLLTLALDLVSLQFTPVSHKIREIGWQAFLVNLLSLQGIAGQTYGSNGALWTLSLEVQFYAVYPLWFALRKRIGIMPLVAAVAIVNLASAWLFERHDIQVFTSYWLSWTLGALIAELRAGRGANRLPSRGWYLAGASGIALGCAAFHFGQYGAFQLWSLGFACYLYAAIARPAPSNALVRGFAWFGEFSYSLYLIHLPLFVCLGSLLYRSQLQTAIWPSFLFLAAAIPLAWLFYRAVERPAMRWSASLKPAPKTAPATAPAAAA
- a CDS encoding dienelactone hydrolase family protein → MRLPMARCLAWLLCCAATAAQAQQQAVHFPSLDGPPATSLSAYLFPAPGEVRHPAMVFLHGCGGLYNRAGRIESREREWARRLNDAGITVLMVDSLGSRDHGEMCAPAHFVAAIYRARAYDAYAALRYLQALPEVRADRVGVMGWSQGGGTLLNTIRATSPARPASLPDGDFRAAVAFYPASCNMKRQGGSWASPVPLLALIGARDVWTPLAPCQALMNSLAEGTEVSLQAYPNAYHDFDWPDMPVHEVPAFRTRDGVVPIEGTDPEARADAQQRVMAFLTARLLAP
- the galU gene encoding UTP--glucose-1-phosphate uridylyltransferase GalU encodes the protein MLKVKKAVFPVAGLGTRFLPATKASPKEMLPVVDKPLIQYAVEEAIKAGITEMIFVTGRSKRAIEDHFDKSYEIEAELEARGKDKLLELVRGIKPSNVDCYYVRQPEALGLGHAVLCAEKLVHGEPFAVILADDLLHGEQPVLRQLVDVFNHYHSSVIGVETIAREDSRSYGVVEGREWEEDVIKLSGIVEKPAPESAPSNLGVVGRYVFMPSIFDHLRRIKPGAGGELQLTDAVQSLLTEEQVLAYRYFGTRFDCGSKIGYLKATVELALEHPEVRREFEAYLRSCLPVLQQVA
- a CDS encoding HU family DNA-binding protein, with the protein product MATSAKKVAKKAAAPAKKVAAKPAAPAKKVVAKKAAAKVPAAPTPIKDSFTKASLATHIAERAEVELKTVKTVLATLENVILGSIHKKGAGEFTLPGLLKISAQAVAAKKKRFGKDPFTGEERWFPAKPASVRVKARALKKLKDAAA